In Fibrobacter sp. UWB2, the following are encoded in one genomic region:
- a CDS encoding glycosyl transferase family 2: MNFENMNLLSQKVESVLGTVRALREENAKLKQLLEGKDAQAEDQKNLLDSANAKIADYEAALNARANQAAAQDEAINEKNGIIDNLNAQINEKNGIIDALNGQVAEKDNTINSLNGQVNEKNGIIDSLNGQINEKNGIIDALNGQVAEKNGIIDSLNGQVAEKNGIIDSLNGQVAEKNGIIDSLNGQMDEKNNIIDCLNGQVAEKNDIIDNLNNQVQNQGNEISEAQSKFQQLLSTIESELGTEININNEPAAEQAPAEQAENKPQEENPDLFASNGGSQPGFFG; encoded by the coding sequence ATGAATTTCGAAAACATGAACTTGTTGTCGCAGAAGGTTGAAAGCGTCCTCGGAACAGTACGCGCCCTGCGTGAAGAAAACGCCAAACTCAAACAGCTTCTGGAAGGCAAAGACGCCCAGGCTGAAGACCAGAAAAACCTATTGGACTCTGCCAACGCAAAGATCGCCGACTACGAAGCCGCCCTCAATGCAAGAGCCAACCAGGCGGCCGCTCAGGACGAAGCCATCAACGAAAAGAATGGCATCATCGACAACTTGAACGCACAAATTAACGAAAAAAACGGCATCATCGATGCTCTCAATGGTCAAGTCGCCGAAAAAGACAACACCATCAATTCTTTGAACGGACAAGTTAACGAAAAGAATGGCATTATCGACAGCCTCAACGGCCAGATCAACGAAAAGAACGGTATCATTGACGCCCTTAACGGCCAGGTCGCCGAAAAGAATGGCATCATCGATTCCCTCAACGGCCAGGTTGCCGAAAAGAACGGCATCATCGATTCCCTCAACGGCCAAGTCGCCGAAAAGAATGGCATCATCGATTCTCTTAACGGCCAAATGGACGAAAAGAACAACATCATCGATTGCCTCAACGGTCAGGTCGCCGAAAAGAACGACATCATCGACAACCTTAACAACCAAGTCCAGAACCAGGGCAACGAAATTTCCGAAGCCCAGAGCAAGTTCCAGCAGCTCCTTTCTACGATTGAAAGCGAACTCGGTACCGAAATCAACATCAACAACGAGCCGGCAGCAGAACAAGCACCTGCTGAACAGGCAGAAAACAAACCTCAAGAAGAAAACCCTGACCTGTTCGCGAGCAATGGAGGCTCGCAACCCGGTTTTTTCGGCTAA
- the uvrC gene encoding excinuclease ABC subunit UvrC translates to MIPVSEHIERRLAELPLLPGVYIMKNAQGKIIYIGKAKVLKNRVSSYFDGSDHAGHRAATLMLPYIRDIEWIITESETEALILEANLIRKHTPKYNVLLKDDKHFPYLAFSVNEPFPRLFLSRSVKKDGCLYYGPYMSSRMIRQLQDIAARLFQIRECKLKLPLNRPVRPCLNYHIGRCGAPCAGLVTREEYQKKVAQTQMLLGGKRDDLIQLWEREMLEASERMDFETAAKKRDAIQALKATSAHQKTDVSDASLCVDVLSLKRNGTMAAAVIFEYRNGVLCGRRHYRLECKLEDDETEIFRQMVVQWYMDVEFIPGEIATDVPLPTDMAERESIEQALASKTTHKVVLTNPQRGEKLGFLKLASANADMILVEMRAEVQKYSEIDSSVFELQKVLGLKKTPFRIECVDISHLSGTNTVASLVAFKNGRPDKSNYRKFIIKTVTGVDDFASMREVMTRRIRRLEEEGIPMPDLWVCDGGKGQVDATMQILKELGHDKDLPLIGLAKRLEEIVFPDDRKSIVLHRTSPALKLLQNARDEAHRFAITYQRSKRKKDLEVEWLKMPGVGHETRIKILSKYKSAEAFMDAPLEDIIDLLGKVRGTKLREQVAEYCAGGAEES, encoded by the coding sequence ATGATTCCAGTAAGTGAACACATTGAGCGGCGACTGGCGGAACTCCCTCTGCTACCTGGGGTGTACATCATGAAGAACGCCCAGGGGAAGATTATATATATAGGGAAGGCGAAGGTCCTGAAGAACCGCGTGTCGAGCTACTTTGACGGCAGCGACCATGCCGGCCACCGTGCGGCGACGCTCATGCTCCCGTATATCCGCGATATCGAGTGGATTATCACCGAGAGCGAAACCGAAGCGCTCATCCTGGAAGCAAACCTCATCCGAAAGCATACGCCTAAGTACAACGTATTGCTCAAGGACGATAAGCATTTTCCGTATCTCGCGTTCTCTGTGAATGAACCTTTCCCGAGGCTCTTTTTGAGCCGTTCGGTCAAGAAGGATGGCTGCTTGTATTACGGGCCTTATATGAGCTCGCGTATGATCCGCCAGCTGCAGGATATTGCGGCGAGACTGTTCCAGATTCGTGAATGCAAGCTGAAGTTGCCACTCAATCGGCCTGTGCGCCCTTGCCTCAATTACCACATCGGGCGCTGTGGTGCTCCGTGTGCGGGGCTTGTGACGCGTGAAGAATACCAGAAAAAAGTGGCGCAGACGCAGATGCTCTTGGGTGGCAAACGCGATGACTTGATTCAACTTTGGGAACGCGAAATGCTCGAGGCGAGCGAACGCATGGATTTTGAGACGGCGGCGAAAAAGCGCGACGCGATTCAGGCGCTCAAGGCGACGAGCGCGCACCAGAAAACGGATGTGTCCGATGCAAGCCTCTGTGTGGACGTGCTCTCGCTTAAGCGTAACGGCACGATGGCTGCCGCCGTGATTTTCGAGTACCGCAACGGCGTGCTTTGCGGGCGCCGCCACTACCGCCTGGAATGCAAGCTCGAAGATGACGAAACGGAAATTTTCCGCCAGATGGTGGTGCAATGGTACATGGACGTGGAATTTATTCCGGGCGAAATTGCAACGGATGTGCCGCTCCCGACGGACATGGCGGAACGAGAATCTATTGAACAGGCGCTTGCGTCCAAGACGACGCACAAGGTCGTGCTCACGAATCCGCAGCGCGGTGAAAAGCTCGGGTTCCTGAAACTCGCCTCCGCGAATGCCGACATGATTCTCGTGGAAATGCGCGCCGAAGTGCAGAAGTACAGCGAAATCGACAGCAGCGTTTTCGAACTGCAAAAAGTTCTCGGCTTAAAGAAGACTCCGTTCCGTATCGAATGCGTGGATATTTCGCATTTGTCCGGTACGAACACCGTGGCGAGCTTGGTCGCGTTTAAGAACGGGCGCCCCGACAAGAGCAATTATCGAAAGTTTATCATCAAGACTGTAACGGGTGTCGATGACTTTGCAAGCATGCGCGAAGTGATGACCCGCCGCATCCGCCGTTTGGAAGAAGAAGGAATTCCGATGCCCGACTTGTGGGTGTGCGATGGCGGTAAAGGCCAGGTCGATGCCACGATGCAGATTTTAAAGGAACTTGGTCACGATAAGGACTTGCCGCTGATTGGGCTTGCAAAGCGTCTTGAAGAAATCGTGTTCCCTGATGACCGCAAAAGTATCGTGTTACACCGCACGAGTCCCGCGTTGAAGCTTTTGCAGAACGCTCGCGACGAGGCGCACCGATTTGCTATTACGTACCAGCGTAGCAAGCGCAAAAAAGACCTCGAAGTCGAATGGCTCAAAATGCCTGGCGTCGGGCACGAAACCCGCATCAAGATTCTGAGCAAGTACAAGAGTGCCGAAGCGTTTATGGACGCTCCGCTCGAAGACATCATTGATTTGCTTGGCAAAGTGCGTGGCACAAAACTTCGCGAACAAGTCGCTGAATACTGCGCTGGCGGCGCTGAAGAATCGTAG